Part of the Capsicum annuum cultivar UCD-10X-F1 chromosome 12, UCD10Xv1.1, whole genome shotgun sequence genome is shown below.
TTTTGAGTatagtttaaaattataaaattattctaCCGCAAGATCTTAGGGGCCGGGTGTGACGAATAAGAATAAATTATTTCGGGATAAAATTTTAGTGCCTCATAATCTCTTGTTTGATTGTACAActtgggataactaatcccgagattattaattaatatcgggataagttatcccttCTTCTTGATAGTATAATAATCCTAGAATAAGTTAACCATGGATAAAgtaattaaaatgacaaaattattcCACAAATTCTTTTTATAATCACTTTTCACATCCATGCATGTTTACAATATTTTCAATACCATTTATAATGACATTCACAACCTCCATTACTCgttattttttgataaaacttcatatgttttattaaaaagttacactaaataaatattttttttatttatgaatatattagacgttaaatttatttgactaattattatatttatttatacgtTTTGATTTCacttaagaataataaaaatgttgaattcattgttgaattacatattttaaattaaatagttttttaatcacttgaaaattgatattgtatacaccaattaaaataaattttaatattttataatacatGAGTAACATATGTTTAAATAAAGtgacataaattaaaaaaatcttcttttactttaataaatttaagctgaaagttttattttaaactaaataaTATGTAAGATTTATATTTAAACAAACACGACATAATTATAGGAAGGGACACACAAAAAAGTTTAAGCTAAATAAAATgacaagttttatttttaaatacacaagaCAGAATTATTGGAATGCACAAACACAAAAAgataagctaaataagatgaaaattttatttttaagaatgaatatttcaagcttgaaaagaaattatataaaaaaaaattaaataaagtgaAGGGAATTTTTGTAATCAGTTaacttattcttagaaattatataatGCATATCATTTTGAAtccaacaaaccaaacactcaataagaAATAATCCCAGTATAATTAATTCCAGCATAACTTTTCCCAAcataacttatctcatcataactaatcccaacataacttgTATTAAGAGCGAAAAAAGTGACTTTCTCTTGACAACGGGATAATAGTAGAATACACTTTAACCGAACAGTTACTCAATTTCAAAGAGTAAATGTTTTGTTTCTACcttgaactatacacgaaattgctaATTCAAATCTGAACTTTatgagggtcctattacccctagactaattaaaatcgtatttttggcaaccttattggcacatacgtgtgcctacgtAGACCTTtagtgtgttgattcactgatgtgccacgtaggcactaagttgccaaaaatacgattttaatttgtgcaggggtaataggatcctcctAAAGTTCAGGTGTGACTgaacaatttcgtgtatagtttaggaTGGAAACAGAACATTTTCTCCATTTTCGAATGATAAAGGaatatatttttcccttttccttaAAGGAAATACAATAAGCTTGTCTTTTCTTttgagaagaagaaagataaatttgataataaagaaattaacaGAAATGCAATTTAATTTGTATATACACTTGCAAGAGTAATGAATAATTGGAAAACTACAATGGCATTTTTGCCTCATGCTAGCTCTCTAAGCTTCTTATCTGATTTGAGTGTGTGACGAAATACATATATAGCGTACCAATCAACTAAGGTCTACATATATACTAAGTActatttttctatcaaatttataTTGTAAATCAATTGGATATCACACCTTCACGTTGGACAGGTTCAATGCTTACTATAACTTCTTGAACTGCTGCAGCTGACGATGAAATATTATTACTAGAAGAATTGCCACCGTTAACTATTTTTTGGCAAGTCTCGATGAGGCAGTGTCTACAAGTAGGACAAGAAGAGTGTGAATTGAGCCATTTATCGATACACTTCACGTGGAATCCATGGTTACACTTAGGGAGAACTTTAACTTTCTCTCCGATTCCGAATTCGGATAAGCAAATGACACACTCAGAATCGAGTCCTGGATGTTTCAATTCAGTACTGTATGTTATAACTGGAAATGTTTTGAGGGCTTTTTTCTTGATCCCTCTATCGGTTAATTTTGCTGAAGAAGGGTTGCTGTTTGTATGGTTTGGGGATGGATCTGGCAATATTAGGCTAGAGCACTTAAATGCACACTTTATGATGGAATTCAAAACAAGTGAACAAATTAAGGCACATACAAGTACGGCCAACACCATAATAACATTTGCATCAATTGTGTTGACCTTGTGACCAAGTGGTGGATCAATTGCATCGTGGCTGATTCCGGCTACCGGAGGAGGCGCCATGGTGAGTAGTCTTCTTGAGTAGTGGAAGTTCTCCATAAATTCTTGAATTAATAAAGTGGAAGTAGTCGCCATGTAGAGACTGTTTTTGGTAATTTTGAATGTGCTTTTCTTTGTTAGTTGCTCTTTGTTGGATGAATTATAGAAGTCTGTCTTGGAGGTGGTTTCTTATATAGTACAAATTTATAGGCTGAAATAGATGGAAAGTGTGTATCAACTTTTTGACTCGTTATAATGGAAGGATATTATTGTTTACTTTAACTAAGAAATGAAGGCCCCGTACAATAGCCTTTTATCGCGCATAATGTTGAAGCCATATATAATTAAGAGGTGTCGATTGATATTCCTTCATTAGAAAATAACACTATGTAGCTAGGCGCAAATATATTTGTTAGGTATACATATAAAGATTGACACCGCCTCTTTTCTTAGTGAAtttctcttttttactttttgataCTATTTAGTGAAAATTCTCATTTTGTTACTAATTTGCAGTCTTTCACTGAACTCCGCATGTAACGAAAACTTTTAACGCACCAAAGTATTTGTTTTATGACttcagttaaaaaaataaaatgttcagaGCTACTAGCCATACCTTATAATTAACTTCTTTCAATAGATACTCCACTAAGTCCCTTTGATTTTGTAAAAGATAATGGAGTACCCACTCAAGAGTCAAGACGGGGCTGGGCCCTCACCTCCATGGTCGACTGCCGATAGGCTGCCACGTGAAATATGGCCATTAATCATTATGTATAGGAACAATGGTTATTTGATTTTCCGTATGTAAAATTATGCTGATTGATTAAATTTATTCAGTCGAACATTTTATAATGATGTTTGTGTTGTTTGTTCTAATATTCcttgatttttatataaaaaaataaatataacacaATATAAAAGATCGACTTACTCATTTGCTATTTACTTCATCTACACCTTCACTGTACGTATAAAAAATGTGTTTTCATCGAAACATTTTATCATGCTATTTTTTAGTTTAAGATTAGTCTGACATTGACAGTGGCGTATCCAGAATTTCAATAAGATGAATATATTATTACAAAAAGGTGAATTTAAGATATAAATTTAATCAGTTTGATCATACACTACTACTATATACACATTGggtttaatatataaaattttatagtgattaaaaaaaattagaaatttccaATGTGTCAGACttgagaattttgaaaaattaaaaataaattaaagagcAAAAAGTACTACCAATAACAAATTGGAACGGCGCtactcaatttttaaaaaagaaaaagaaaagatagatttaaattttagtttcacTTAAAGAGGTGGATTCACACagtaatatttaattattgtttgaaaAATATAACACTACtatatacatgatatatatatttttcgaaAGAATTCAATTTTGAAAAAGGTAAGTAATAGATTTTGCATGATTACTGACAAATTAACCTGATAGTAAATTTAAGACGGCTCATTAATCCCTGAAAACAAGTACCagcttcaaaaattttaaattcatttaaacAATCAAGCTCATTCAACGAAATACTTCTAAATTTCTCGATCTCtattttttacaattttgttGAGGCATTCCGAAGTTTGGATATCTGATATCCaatatgaacaatacaaaaaTGAGAAATTGTCTTCGGCGAGAATATTTCATAGTTGAATTTGATTTCGGCTATAGTTGCAGACTTAAAAATTATTGAATCGTTGAAATAGATGATGTATGATTCGCAATAACAGTGGCATGAAACTTTATGTCGAATTGAAAAAAGTGTTTTGAGATTTGTAATATATCCTTTGTGCATAACTACAACAGAAAAATATGCAAATGAGAGAGAATTTAAAGCTAACACTGGTACAATTGTTTTCATCAAATGAATGAAAACAGATGCTAGAGCACTTGAAGTAGTTGAGTCAAAAAATGATGACTCGTTATATGTACCAGAAATCGAGATTGAAAACTTCAATAGTAATTGTAAACATGAGGAGGTTAAGGTGGATCATCTTTACAAGGATAAGACAACTTTTGTATCTATTATGGCCAAATATGTCATAGATCATAACTTCAACTTTAAAGAAAAACGTTCCAACAAAGAAagatatgtatatttatgtatcttTTTAGTTACATTGATATTTGTACAAAAGAAAATATGTTGTATCatatactttaatttattttatttattgccTAATAAATTAATGGTTGAATATATTAAGTTGACTGATACATTATGTTTATTGTTTGatacataaattttttaactatctttgatcttttttattttgaatttttcatctatGTTGTACATTGTTATTCAGTAAATTGTAGTTGAACAATGAAAGCATCTTGTCTGAACAATTCTGATCTATTTAGATTTAGGACTTTCAATGATGTATATAGTTGTCCGTTGAGTGAAAGGGAGATCACCCAAGTTCAAGCTATAGTAGCCTTTATTAAGGGATTACAATCTCGAAGTTAAATAAGCATAAGAGAAAACACACTCTAATTGACAGAATTGATGAGATGAAGGCtttatatgttgttgatattaatTAAATGAAAGCATAACGAGCCAAGAAATATGCAATGGAGATGCTAAGGGTGGACCctgatacaagccaaattgcctTCGGACTTTTTGATGAGATAAGTATGATAATCAAAGTGCTTGATGACTCCTTCGTGCTATCAAAAGATGCCATATGAATGAAGATTAACATTAAGGAGGTTCAAATGACTTTGATGAGGTCAAAGGAGTGCAAAAAGGGGCTCGAAAGTTCCTTGGAAGGGTCATGCGCCCAAGGCACTTTGGATCCGCTTTTGATttgctctagcatttcaagagtggGTCAAAACAGCCCTTAGTGAGCATTTTTTTTgcatttgggtcacttttgggtcctaattatgtaatatttatccaaactataaatacttgatagctaagcttatttagttagttttggttgattgataatgataaaTTCATGAACCTCTATTGAGAGTGTTTTGAGAGCTTGGAAAAGTGAATGTTGATCTTTGATTAGAAATGTCGGTTGTAAGGGAGATTCGATCCCCCTTTCGGTCACATAAGAGTTAATTGCTATTTGATAATCTTTAAGAGAGGTTTTTgagtttgatacaccctttgatTGCCCTTtttgttatcatatttgtgtctatctttctatctttgatATCCTATCCCTCAATCTTTACTTTTTCACATTTAGATTTGAGTCTTTCGAGCGAGAAtaatatcatttggtattagagcctagcttgatttcattcctacgggtcaatcttgggtttgttatcttgaaaatcaacaaaaaaagagttgtcgaaattgaaaatcacaaaaaaaaaattactattcacGTTTTAgatcttaggtcaaattttaagttttttatttttgtgttttcttgtgtttctagtgttagaattgtgttctctaacactatacgagtctataaataaaatttgagtcAAATTGAAGCTTATTTGAGTGTTTTATCCTTGTTGGAAGCTTGGATTGAAGAAGTTTGAAGTCGATTGAAAAGCTAAAGATTTTGGTGAATAATTTGGGCAAAATGACTTTTAGAATGATCGTAGAACGTTGAAAAGTTCTTTCATTCAAAATTTTAACTCATTCCAAGCTTTGGGAAAAAAGTTAGAAAgattgatgttcttggtgttcttggtgtGTTCGTGAAGAAATTGCTATTTTCAAGCTGAATTTTTCAACAAATTTGGGTATTTGAACCAAAAATAAGGTAGAAAAGTAGTGAAAAAGTGTTTGTACTTGGTCATCTAAGGAGATTCCAAAGGATATTCCAACAAAAGATTGCACAAAGGACCATTAGAAGGTTATTTCGGTAATTTCAAGAGAGAGAGGCGGCTGATCTGCTTTTGAAATGCCCTTGATTTGTACCCACGGTGCTTCAGCACCTCAAACCAGTGGTACTTGTGTCCAGGCTTCCTTGGATCTGTGCCCCACCTGCTAGAGCAGGTCACCAAACGCAAATCAACCCTTCTCAACGCAAATCAAATCCGAAACACAAAATTCAAGCTTCCAAAGTGCATTTTAACACTTTAATTACTCCATTGCTCAAGGTTTgattctttagttttattttattgattcctaatttctttttttttgattCTTAAACCAATCATCAACTAGTAATTTGTCTTCTAAGTTGATAGATTAGTTCATCTGAATTCTTTAATCGTCCTATTTCTTTTGAgcttttctagtttttattttgttgtaaattttttttttcaagtccgtaaatagtttttatttctttgagtcattcaaacaagaatctactctgACAGCAAAGGAGATATTGACACCTTATTGTCCaccagagtataagcaactttcaatattcgttgCTCCAATTAtaaggatcacaaaggtgagatTATTACGATTGTCGGTGAGGAGATTTACTACTAATCTTGGtttttcattttgtaggtacaaggttaTATAAGGAAGAATGTCTTAGATATCATCAAATAATTATGACTATGACATAAGAGACTATGATTGTGGTGAACATAGTTATGGCTATGAAGAAGATAGAGATTATGGAGGCTATAACTATAGCCATGATAAAGAGTTGGATGAAAATATGGGCTACTATTCTGTAGGAGAATGTAAGATAAATGATGATCCTAGTTCTTATAGTGAGTATGGAGATGATAAAGAgccttgtgatggttcttatgagGAAGTTGAGGCATACGAGGAATATTGCACTTCCCACTCCGAGCCTAGAGGTGGTGTAAGGCATAACCCATTCATTTACAAATCTTATGAGGATAATGGTGAGAATGTAAGTGAAAGAGGATAATGGTGAGAATGTAAGTGAGGATTGTGAAGTTTCGTATTCCTCAttttgtagtacttcttatcaatgCCAAATCGATGTGAAATGCTAACTATAGTACATGATGCTCCATGGGAATCAAAGAGCATATATCTCCAAAGCCAAGGGGTACTATATCTTACTCTTTTTATCCTAGTTCCCAAACGTATGGAAACGGGACCCAAGGTCTATATGaagggtatagtaggagtcaaGATCTTCCTACTCTTCCCATCTTTATAAAAGAGTCGGGTCCTGAATAATATCTTGATTAGAAATGAGAGTGTGAAAGTataaattatgatatgagcgAAGTCGAAAGAGTTATTTGTTCCCTTAAACATATTCAAGTTCGAACACCATTGTGGTGGGAATCCATAAGAAAATTTAGCCGAACGTGGAATACCTTGAAAGAACTCATGAGGGGTACTAATGTACTAATGGggtattgtaacgccccgaaaataggtcccgagacgtcaaacggtgcttagaatcacaagtgaccccatgctaacccttttactggcataactcataagaaactgaataaaaatgcaTAAATCTATGCAAAACTAGagaaagataactcttttctgaatctgatcaatataaaactgaattcacatgattacaactctgcttttacaagaaaactgaaactaaatacacTAACTCTACTGTCTATCtatgaataagaaagtaaagaatataaataagtataactgaagtccccgaagtaggaggactcatcatctcacAGGCGaaaatctgcaactgtctgaatctgaatgtgcatactgaaacttgtacctacattatgagacaatattgcatataaacatatatgtggatcagtactttgaggatgtactgactATATGGGGTTGCaatacaataagtaaacaatatctcaatattatcatagtttataaaatcatgcatgctaaatgtaaatgactcacctttattgagtaaatctgaaatactaaaatctgaaatcgtGTAGAATAAAGCATATCTTTAAATCttatgagtcattacacttagttctaaagtCTGTAATCTCTTTTTGTTCTTAAGCTTGTAAGCTAAATGAAGTCTAAAATCATTTCCCATAATAAACACTTCATCTCAAAACTTTAAATCTATAATCTGTGTAAGAGTGGGGGGAAAATTTTGGGAGGTtcttgtaaccgacataaaccatgtgagctgacatggagtccaacgtctcgcccacgttggggagagttgttctacccttgccatcggaatagaacctcaACTTTAGAGATTACTATCTCAGCTttaggcccataaatctcaatcctatggtggcacgtagttctgtggaagttgGATGCACTAAagccacacttcccgctcggtgctaaatactactcccatacttaggctcaaaaattttaggaaatccaccttaaagtaactcaagggtctataatgaagaccaaattcatatttgtaatctgtaataaactctaaaaagtggattccaaaactcaatTAGGAATCTGAAGAtcaaataatgtttatacaatTGAAAATATGCTAATCTCAGGGTGATTAAAAGCACAAgtttttgaaatatcaatactcaaactagGGCCTAATAACTCATATTTCAATCTCatgataaaacatctcaaaattcatgcttgataacataaagattcataattcatctt
Proteins encoded:
- the LOC107852659 gene encoding RING-H2 finger protein ATL78 — protein: MATTSTLLIQEFMENFHYSRRLLTMAPPPVAGISHDAIDPPLGHKVNTIDANVIMVLAVLVCALICSLVLNSIIKCAFKCSSLILPDPSPNHTNSNPSSAKLTDRGIKKKALKTFPVITYSTELKHPGLDSECVICLSEFGIGEKVKVLPKCNHGFHVKCIDKWLNSHSSCPTCRHCLIETCQKIVNGGNSSSNNISSSAAAVQEVIVSIEPVQREGVISN